A window from Neobacillus sp. PS3-40 encodes these proteins:
- a CDS encoding amino acid permease gives MSKSNKLGIWILTALVVGNMVGSGIFMLPRSLSEAASPAGVLLAWVLTGLGALLLALVFGNLALRKPMLTGGPQIYAKELFKQGSQASTLTGFMSSWGYWIGNMAGNVAIITTFAGYLSTFFPILTSGAKWFSIGGFTLKVGNGLTFIVCTLLLWGTHLIILRGMENAGRLNFIATAAKVIGFFLFIIVGLFAFQKTNMLPFLATRVDDAGHAMGVMKQVNHAAINTLWAFVGVESAVVFATRAKKQADVKRATIIGLLISIVIYIGISTLVMGMLSQNTLIHSDKPLIDAIQTILGPIGGKVLAAVGLISLFGSTIGWIMLSAEVPYQAAKQNVFLPAFLKENKKGLPLFSLIVTNGIAQLFIFSTVSKSISQAFDFVIVIATLSYLVPYFISSIYQLKLVITGETYKGERSRITDGIIALLATIYSVWVIISGTSDIKTFAYGMGLILSGILFYGPVAKRRRLEINQKEKSAA, from the coding sequence ATGAGTAAATCAAATAAATTAGGTATCTGGATTTTAACGGCTTTGGTTGTTGGAAATATGGTTGGTTCAGGAATTTTTATGCTTCCACGTTCTTTATCAGAAGCAGCAAGCCCCGCTGGCGTATTATTAGCTTGGGTGTTGACAGGACTCGGAGCATTGTTATTAGCACTAGTCTTTGGTAATTTGGCATTAAGAAAGCCAATGTTAACAGGAGGCCCTCAAATTTATGCAAAAGAATTGTTTAAGCAGGGCTCTCAAGCCTCCACATTAACTGGCTTTATGTCTTCCTGGGGATATTGGATCGGTAACATGGCAGGAAATGTTGCAATCATTACCACTTTTGCTGGGTATTTATCAACTTTCTTCCCGATCTTAACAAGCGGGGCCAAATGGTTTTCAATTGGTGGGTTCACCTTAAAAGTTGGGAATGGATTAACATTTATCGTTTGTACACTACTTCTATGGGGAACACATCTTATCATTTTACGTGGAATGGAAAACGCCGGAAGGTTAAATTTTATAGCAACTGCTGCAAAAGTAATTGGATTTTTCTTATTCATAATTGTAGGTCTATTTGCTTTCCAAAAAACAAATATGCTTCCATTTTTAGCAACACGGGTTGATGATGCTGGACATGCAATGGGGGTTATGAAGCAAGTAAACCATGCAGCTATTAACACCTTATGGGCATTTGTTGGGGTAGAATCGGCGGTTGTGTTTGCAACTCGTGCCAAGAAACAGGCGGATGTGAAAAGAGCAACCATTATTGGCTTACTTATTTCCATCGTGATTTATATTGGAATTAGTACCCTCGTAATGGGGATGTTAAGTCAAAATACATTGATCCATTCTGACAAACCATTAATCGATGCGATTCAAACTATTTTAGGACCAATTGGCGGAAAAGTACTAGCTGCAGTTGGATTAATTAGCTTATTCGGTTCAACTATAGGCTGGATAATGTTAAGTGCTGAGGTTCCTTATCAAGCAGCTAAGCAGAATGTATTCTTGCCAGCCTTCTTAAAAGAAAATAAAAAAGGCTTACCCTTGTTTTCTTTAATTGTAACAAACGGTATAGCACAGTTATTTATCTTTTCAACTGTTTCAAAATCAATTTCACAAGCATTTGATTTTGTTATTGTTATTGCAACATTATCTTACCTTGTCCCCTATTTTATTTCGTCTATTTATCAACTCAAATTAGTGATAACTGGGGAAACATACAAAGGTGAAAGATCGCGTATTACCGATGGGATCATCGCATTACTTGCAACTATTTATTCCGTATGGGTTATTATTTCTGGAACGTCTGATATTAAAACATTCGCTTATGGAATGGGATTAATTCTAAGTGGAATTCTATTTTACGGGCCGGTTGCAAAAAGAAGAAGATTGGAAATAAACCAAAAAGAGAAATCTGCAGCATAA
- a CDS encoding amino acid ABC transporter substrate-binding protein, whose translation MFVLTACGTNNNATDNKKEVKKQTAQKGTEQDLLKKVKADGKILIGTEGTYPPFTFHDANGKLTGFDVELATEVAKRIGVTPEFKETQWDAMFAGLDAKRFDMIANEVGIRPDRQVKYDFSTPYITSSAVLIAHSDNTTVKSFADMKGLNSAQSLTSNYADIAKKNGAKIVGVEGFDQAVQLLTSKRVDVTVNDKLTFLDFKKQKPDAPIKVVDTSKDASQSGLMFRKDSNTLVDGVNKALTDIINDGTYKKISEKWFGEDVLK comes from the coding sequence ATGTTTGTTCTAACCGCTTGTGGTACAAATAATAATGCTACAGACAATAAAAAAGAAGTAAAGAAACAGACGGCCCAAAAAGGAACTGAACAAGATTTATTGAAAAAAGTAAAAGCAGACGGAAAGATTTTAATTGGTACGGAAGGTACATATCCTCCATTCACTTTCCATGATGCTAACGGTAAGTTAACTGGTTTTGATGTGGAGCTTGCGACTGAAGTAGCAAAACGTATTGGCGTAACTCCAGAATTTAAAGAAACTCAATGGGATGCCATGTTTGCTGGATTAGATGCAAAACGTTTTGATATGATTGCTAATGAAGTTGGGATTCGTCCTGATCGTCAAGTGAAATACGATTTCTCTACTCCTTATATTACATCTTCTGCTGTCCTTATTGCGCATAGTGACAACACTACCGTAAAGAGCTTCGCAGATATGAAAGGGTTAAATTCTGCTCAATCGTTGACAAGTAACTACGCAGATATTGCCAAGAAAAATGGTGCTAAAATTGTTGGAGTAGAAGGCTTTGACCAAGCAGTCCAACTCCTAACCTCTAAACGAGTGGATGTTACTGTCAACGATAAATTAACATTCCTTGATTTCAAAAAACAAAAACCTGATGCACCAATAAAGGTTGTAGACACTTCAAAAGACGCATCACAGAGCGGCTTAATGTTTAGAAAAGATAGTAACACTCTTGTTGATGGCGTAAATAAAGCTCTAACTGATATAATTAATGATGGCACATACAAAAAAATCTCAGAGAAATGGTTTGGTGAAGATGTTCTTAAGTAG